In Nitrospira sp., the genomic window TATGCGACCTATTCCATTCACTTTCTTGAGCGCTTTACGATAGGCGCCATTTATAAACGTGATGTGGTGACGTCCGCGTTAGATCCTTTTACAATCGATGGCAAAAAAGGCGTCGATAAGTGGGGTATCGCGGGGGAAGTGAAGCTGGGTCCGTTCATCGCCACGGCCGGGTATTTTCGCTCTGATGGCCTCCCCGCGACTGGCAATGGGGCTTTAACAAATGCTACCTACAACAGAGCGCTCCAGAACTATATGGCGGAGGTCTTGTTTATTCCCCACGATATCCCGTTCATCCCCACCAAGAAATTCGTGCTCGGGGGCCGCTTCGATCATATCGATCAGGAGCTCGCACAATCGAGCAGTCGCACGACCGTGATGGGTCGGTACTACATTGCCCCCAGCGTGTACCTTCAGGGAGAATGGCGCGTCCATGACGGTGGCGGTGTGGCGGGCGCCTCATCGCAAGATTCCTATGCCGCCCGAGGCTTCCTCGTCGCGCTGTATTAAGGTGCTGACTGACAGCGTCTGGTTCGTGATAGGGGAAGCATGGGTAAGGCCATCGCACATGATATGAGAGCCAGTAACCGTCTTGTACGGCACCGCACTGAATCGGTGGTGCAGGAGCTTCTCGAATGAATAGCATAAGGGTCGGCGTTCCATTTCTGGTGAGCGTGGTGTGCCTGCTCATCAGTGCTTGTGCGACGTCTCGCACAGTCGAAGACACCGTCTTTGCGGATGGTCCTCGAGGCGCCGTGTTGCTCCAACGCGTGGACGATGCATGGTTCAGGACCGCCCACCCCGTCTCGGCGAGCCCTCTCCTACTCACTCATGTGTTGCGTGGCGTCCAGATTCACCCAGCACCCGACGACCAGACCACGGCCGTGCGGGTCTTTTCTGACGAAGAGATCGCCTTTCTCAGCCCGTTGATGAGTACGGCCCTCTCCAAAGCCGCCAAAAGCCAGCTCGTGGCCTTCCGCGTCACCCATGACTCTGGTCCCAACAGTGAAATGACGGGTGGGCTGCTGTTTACCAGGGGACGGATCCTGCATCTGTGGCTGACCCAGTACCGGGCGAACGGTGCCAGAAACAACTCGGGGGCCACGCTGGATCGTCAGGCTCGCAATCCGCACGGACTGGCACCTCGTCAGCTGCGTTTTGTTCCAGAAACGGTTCAGCGGTCCAGTCGCAATCAACAACCGGACGTGATCGATCCTCCTCCCCTCGCCACGCTCATGATCGACTACACCATGCTTGCCACCGAATTGAACCTGCCGTCCGAGGCTGCGCCATCTCAGCCGCTCCATGGAGATGAGCCTCTGCTGAACCACGCCGACACGCAGTCTGTTCGACCCGATCATGGCCTTCCCGCTTCTCAAGACACACCACCGTCAGCTGCCGAAGAGACGCGGGCGCTCAAAGCCGTGGTGAAGGAACAAGCCCTCGAACTCGATGCCCTCAAAGACGATGTGCGGGCGTTGCGTCAGCGGCTCTCCGAGATGGAGCCACACTCGCCACAGCTGACAGCACCGCCAATGGCTCCAGCGCGACGCGAGAAGACCCCCTAAAAGGGTACTCCTTGGCTGACAGGAGAGTCTGATCGACAAACACCGACCGTTGGATACGGAGCCCGCGCACTGACCAGTGGCCCCCAGCGGGGTCGAGCCCGACCAACGATCCTATGGAAAGTCTTATGAGTGAGTCCGACAATGGCTACGATTCTTCTGGTTGAAGATCATGCAGTCCTCCGGAAAGCGCTTCGACGTCAGTTAGAGGCAGACGGTTATCGGGTTGTGGAAGCTGCGGATGGGAACGAGGCGATTCACTGTTGGCGTATGCACGCGCCTGACGTGATCATTACTGACTTCCAGCTTCCTCACCTGAATGGGAGGGAGGTCATCCAGGTGGTGTCGGCCCAACAACCGGCCCTTCCAATCATTCTAATGTCCGGCGGAATGGACGAGCAATTGCGCGTGTGTATCCTGCATCAGTATCCATCAGTGCGCTATCTTGCAAAAGATGTCGTCAGCACTCAACTATGCTCGTCTGTACGAGACGCCCTGCTGTAACGCGTCTTGTTTCCGATCGACATTCAGTGCCGGTGACCGCCGGCGAGCGAGGCAAGAGATCGACTGGACGGTGTGGCGAAGTTTGTTCCTCGTGCAACTGACGAGACGTGCCTAGAGGCCGCTAACGGATGGAGGGGGACCTTGGCGCCCACCGAGGTTGTGCGTCTCATGTCCTCCCGGGAGAGACGCCCCTCCATCCCATCCCAGTCAACCGAGTTTCTATCACTCACAATGGTACGCGCTGAATTCCATCAGATAGACGCTCTACAGGACCGATAGCAATGCAACAGCAATAGAAGGTGTACAATAGCACCGGTGTGTCAGGGCCGCTCTTCACACAGGGTAACGAGGTCGCTCATGTATGCACGAGCCGTTATACTCTTTGTGGGGGTGGTACTGTCCGGATTTGTGCTGGTCGCGGCTCCAAGAACGGCAATCGCGATTCCTGCCATGAGTCGACAGACGGGTGAGCCCTGTTCCACGTGCCACGACGTCATTCCAAAACTGAACCCCACGGGTCAGAAGTTTCGCGCAAACGGACTCAGATTTCCAGGATGCACAGAGCGGGACACCACACCGAATGTGACGCCTGTGCCGCGTTCGGAGGAGAAGAAGATCGATGCACCACCTTCACCAGCGGAGAGCGGCCTCGAAACTGTTCCTGCAAAACGTGATAACTGATCTCCCCGGGAGTGTGCCGATTTCTGATCTAGTCGAGCCCGGTTGTTGCGCACTATCGGCTGCAGCGCGCGCGTCGAGCACAGCCAGTACCGACTTCTCCTCCTCTGAACACCGCGCTAGGAGCCTGTCCGACATTAACCCTCACGCACTTGTATGCAGCCTCAGGCTCCTGTAGAAGCATTGCTACGTAATGAGAAGCAAGGAGGTTGCGTCATGCCCACCCGAACCTTTCGCCCCTACGAGCCTGACGATCTGTGGCTGTTACCGCCGTCGCCGCGAGAGTGGTTGCCGGAGGCGCACCTGGCCTACTTCCTGTCGGATCTGGTCGATGCATTGGATCTGAAGCCGATCCTGGCGACCTATCGGGGCGTGACGCGCGGCACGGTGCCGTATCATCCCCAGTTGCTGGTGAAGGTGCTGCTCTATGCCTACGCGGTTGGGGTTCCGGCGTCGCGGCAGATTGCGCGGGAACTGGAAGAGGATGTGGCCTTTCGGGTGCTGGCGGCGAACCAGCGGCCGGATTTCCGGACGATCAGCGACTTTCGGAAACAGCATCTGACTGCCTTGGCCGACTTGTTCATCCAGGTCCTGAAGCTCTGCCAGCGAGCGGGTCTGGTGAAGCTGGGGCACATCGCGCTGGATGGCACCAAGATCAAGGCGAATGCCTCGAAGCACAA contains:
- a CDS encoding SlyX family protein, which translates into the protein MNSIRVGVPFLVSVVCLLISACATSRTVEDTVFADGPRGAVLLQRVDDAWFRTAHPVSASPLLLTHVLRGVQIHPAPDDQTTAVRVFSDEEIAFLSPLMSTALSKAAKSQLVAFRVTHDSGPNSEMTGGLLFTRGRILHLWLTQYRANGARNNSGATLDRQARNPHGLAPRQLRFVPETVQRSSRNQQPDVIDPPPLATLMIDYTMLATELNLPSEAAPSQPLHGDEPLLNHADTQSVRPDHGLPASQDTPPSAAEETRALKAVVKEQALELDALKDDVRALRQRLSEMEPHSPQLTAPPMAPARREKTP
- a CDS encoding response regulator → MATILLVEDHAVLRKALRRQLEADGYRVVEAADGNEAIHCWRMHAPDVIITDFQLPHLNGREVIQVVSAQQPALPIILMSGGMDEQLRVCILHQYPSVRYLAKDVVSTQLCSSVRDALL